The Prevotella sp. E9-3 genome has a window encoding:
- a CDS encoding replication-associated recombination protein A, whose translation MSQPLAERLRPRTLDEYIGQRHLVGEGAVLRKMIDAGRISSFILWGPPGVGKTTLAQIIANRLQTPFFTLSAVTSGVKDVRDVIEKAQKGRFFNEASPILFIDEIHRFSKSQQDSLLGAVEKGVVTLIGATTENPSFEVIRPLLSRCQLYVLKSLEKEDLLQLLNRAITTDTILKQRHIELKETSALLRYSGGDARKLLNILELVVEAESGDVVITDEMVEARLQQNPLAYDKDGEMHYDIISAFIKSIRGSDPDAALYWMARMIEGGEDPQFIARRLVISAAEDIGLANPNALLLANAAFDTVMKIGWPEGRIALAEAAVYLATSPKSNSAYLGIDTALSVVRETGNQPVPLPLRNAPTKLMKELGYHDGYKYPHDYPGHFTQQQYLPDALINQRFWFGQHNPSEEKLYQRMVNYWGDRYKDNQE comes from the coding sequence ATTCTTTGGGGTCCTCCAGGAGTTGGAAAAACTACGCTGGCCCAGATTATCGCCAATCGTCTTCAAACCCCCTTCTTTACTCTTTCGGCAGTAACAAGTGGTGTAAAAGATGTGCGCGATGTAATAGAAAAAGCTCAAAAAGGACGTTTCTTTAACGAAGCGTCCCCTATCCTTTTCATTGACGAGATTCACCGCTTCTCAAAATCTCAGCAAGACTCTCTTCTCGGCGCAGTTGAGAAGGGTGTGGTAACACTGATAGGTGCAACTACTGAGAACCCTTCATTTGAGGTGATTCGCCCCCTACTCTCCCGCTGCCAATTGTATGTATTGAAATCGCTGGAGAAAGAAGATTTACTTCAATTACTGAATAGAGCTATCACCACCGACACAATTCTGAAACAGCGTCATATTGAACTGAAGGAGACTTCGGCTCTTCTTCGCTATAGTGGTGGGGATGCACGTAAACTACTAAACATTCTTGAATTAGTTGTAGAAGCCGAAAGCGGAGACGTTGTGATTACCGACGAGATGGTAGAAGCACGCTTGCAGCAGAACCCATTGGCTTATGACAAGGATGGTGAGATGCATTATGACATCATCTCAGCTTTCATAAAAAGTATTCGAGGGAGCGACCCAGATGCTGCACTATACTGGATGGCTCGTATGATAGAGGGAGGAGAAGACCCTCAGTTCATAGCCCGCCGACTTGTTATCTCGGCAGCTGAGGACATAGGATTGGCCAATCCAAACGCTTTATTACTAGCCAACGCCGCTTTCGACACCGTCATGAAAATAGGATGGCCAGAAGGACGGATTGCACTGGCAGAAGCTGCTGTTTACCTTGCTACTTCTCCCAAAAGCAACTCAGCCTATTTAGGTATTGATACTGCTCTTTCCGTAGTTCGTGAAACTGGCAACCAGCCTGTACCGCTCCCCTTGAGAAATGCGCCAACCAAACTGATGAAGGAACTTGGCTACCACGACGGATACAAATATCCACACGACTATCCTGGACATTTCACTCAGCAACAATATCTTCCTGATGCCCTCATCAATCAACGTTTTTGGTTTGGACAGCACAATCCTTCTGAGGAGAAACTGTACCAACGCATGGTGAATTACTGGGGTGACAGATATAAGGACAATCAAGAATAA
- a CDS encoding trimeric intracellular cation channel family protein, protein MNQDIIISVIEMLGTFAFAISGIRHAAAKQFDWFGGYVCGIAVAIGGGTIRDVMLSTTPFWMTTPIYMICTAVALITVAFFGRWMEPLKNAWFVFDTFGLALFTIAGIQKSLAFDQPFWVAIIMGCITGSAGGVIRDVLLNNEPVIFHKEIYAMACVLGGLVYWLCILTELPAEISAILTFAIICLIRFLAVRYHISLPILRDV, encoded by the coding sequence ATGAATCAGGACATTATTATTAGTGTCATAGAGATGCTTGGTACATTTGCCTTCGCTATTTCAGGCATCCGCCACGCTGCAGCCAAACAGTTTGATTGGTTTGGAGGCTACGTTTGCGGCATAGCAGTAGCCATAGGTGGCGGTACTATACGCGATGTCATGCTGTCAACGACACCATTCTGGATGACCACACCTATTTATATGATATGTACAGCAGTGGCTTTAATCACCGTTGCCTTCTTTGGACGATGGATGGAACCGCTGAAAAATGCGTGGTTTGTTTTCGACACCTTTGGCCTTGCCCTTTTCACCATTGCAGGAATCCAGAAAAGTCTTGCCTTCGACCAGCCATTCTGGGTGGCCATCATCATGGGATGTATTACCGGTTCTGCTGGCGGAGTAATCCGTGATGTTCTATTAAACAACGAACCGGTCATCTTCCATAAGGAAATCTATGCGATGGCCTGTGTATTAGGCGGTCTTGTCTATTGGCTATGTATATTGACAGAACTGCCAGCGGAGATTTCCGCAATCTTAACGTTCGCCATTATATGCCTTATTCGTTTTCTCGCAGTCCGCTATCATATCTCACTTCCCATACTGCGTGATGTGTAA